The following are encoded in a window of Roseimaritima ulvae genomic DNA:
- a CDS encoding class I SAM-dependent methyltransferase: MSLPDWNARYSASEFAYGTEPNSFLKQHADLLLDPVLSIAEGEGRNAVYLASQGWQVHAVDNSSVGLAKAAKLAADRNVVITTEVADLQTFAPEPNAYGGVVSIYAHLSSSIRARLYPLLVQTMKPGGILILEAYAENQRGRGTGGPSDPDLLLTCGKVERDLIGLETMLLQETEREVLEGKFHTGMASVIQYIGKKSS; the protein is encoded by the coding sequence TTGTCACTACCAGACTGGAACGCTCGCTATTCCGCATCGGAATTTGCTTACGGCACGGAACCGAATTCGTTTCTCAAACAACACGCAGACCTGTTGTTGGATCCGGTGCTTTCGATAGCCGAAGGCGAGGGCCGCAACGCCGTGTACCTGGCCTCCCAGGGCTGGCAGGTTCACGCGGTCGACAATTCCAGCGTGGGGCTTGCCAAAGCCGCCAAGTTAGCTGCCGACAGAAATGTGGTGATCACGACCGAAGTCGCGGACTTGCAAACCTTTGCACCCGAGCCAAACGCTTATGGCGGCGTTGTCTCGATCTACGCGCATTTGTCGAGCTCGATTCGAGCGCGGCTTTACCCGTTATTGGTGCAGACAATGAAGCCCGGCGGCATCCTGATTCTGGAAGCGTATGCAGAGAACCAACGTGGTCGCGGCACCGGCGGGCCCAGTGACCCGGACCTGCTGCTGACCTGCGGCAAGGTCGAGAGAGATTTGATCGGACTGGAAACCATGCTGTTGCAAGAAACCGAGCGTGAAGTGCTCGAAGGCAAGTTTCACACAGGCATGGCTTCCGTGATCCAGTACATCGGCAAGAAGTCCAGCTGA
- a CDS encoding transposase, giving the protein MYHALNRGNARRTIFEKPQDYDAFERILAEGLQRYPCQILSYQLMPNHWHFVLQPLEDGAMSNFLRWVTLTHTQRYHAHYGTAGEGHVYQGRFKSFPIQDDGHFFVVSRYVERNALRAGLVDRAEAWKWGSLHHWRSRPEPSPKLLSSWPLTRLPNWTRRVNEPLCDKELKAVRWSVKRGCPFGEQAWVESIARRLGLESTLRPRGRPRVRPLKETRKQ; this is encoded by the coding sequence ATCTACCACGCCCTCAACCGGGGCAACGCGAGGAGGACGATCTTTGAAAAACCGCAGGACTATGATGCGTTTGAACGGATCCTCGCGGAAGGTCTGCAGCGATACCCTTGCCAAATCCTGAGCTACCAGTTGATGCCCAATCACTGGCATTTTGTGCTGCAGCCCTTGGAGGACGGGGCGATGAGCAATTTCCTGCGGTGGGTCACTTTGACCCATACTCAGCGGTATCATGCACACTATGGCACTGCGGGAGAGGGGCATGTCTACCAAGGTCGGTTTAAGAGCTTCCCCATTCAGGATGACGGCCACTTCTTCGTTGTGTCTCGCTATGTCGAGCGAAACGCATTGCGAGCCGGACTTGTCGACCGGGCCGAAGCATGGAAATGGGGATCTTTGCACCATTGGCGAAGTCGCCCCGAACCGTCGCCAAAACTGCTGTCCTCCTGGCCGCTCACACGTCTTCCCAACTGGACCCGTCGCGTGAATGAGCCACTCTGCGACAAGGAGCTCAAGGCCGTTCGCTGGAGTGTCAAAAGGGGCTGTCCATTTGGTGAACAGGCCTGGGTGGAATCGATCGCCAGGAGGCTTGGTTTAGAGTCGACCCTGCGGCCGCGCGGACGCCCGCGAGTGCGTCCCCTGAAGGAAACTCGCAAACAATAA
- a CDS encoding IS4 family transposase produces MNDQSTDSDFVVQSNLQRASSLVLDLLLPHKNVALICADLQYKYRNRIYNPMVTVWLFITQVISADHSCQQTLTRFNAWRVAKGLRRVSSATKAYCTARSKLPEQLFARVLEWTSQQCEEATNSAWLFKGRVVDMVDGWTVTMADTPENQKEYPQQKSQKPGCGFPIARMIGLFSLPTGAIQFNALAPYQGKQTGETSLLRTVLDRISRGRILLADRYYATFWLLALGETRGIDLVARAHQLRKIDFRKGLKLGYLDQLVVYHKPQRPAWMDQDEYDELPNLIFVRHVKYKVHQKGFRSREIVLATTLLDAELYTAEELAELYRKRWQVELHIRSLKTQMQMEHLRCKSPQMVRKEIHCHMIGFNLVRAAMLASALKHGLCPTTLSFKGAMQALEEFAACLRLRSGRSVQQWDNLLETISELSVGDRPGRKEERVIKRRPKNYKLMKTPRNPNRNRYATAA; encoded by the coding sequence GTGAACGATCAGTCTACCGATTCCGACTTCGTTGTTCAAAGCAATCTTCAGCGTGCCTCGTCACTGGTGCTTGACTTGCTCTTGCCGCATAAGAATGTTGCGTTGATTTGCGCTGATCTCCAGTACAAGTATCGCAATCGGATCTACAACCCGATGGTCACGGTCTGGCTGTTTATCACCCAGGTGATTTCCGCAGACCACAGCTGCCAACAGACGCTCACCCGATTCAATGCGTGGCGTGTCGCCAAAGGACTGCGACGAGTTAGCAGTGCGACCAAAGCGTACTGCACCGCACGTAGCAAACTCCCTGAACAACTCTTTGCACGCGTATTGGAGTGGACCTCGCAGCAATGTGAAGAAGCGACGAATTCAGCTTGGCTCTTCAAGGGACGCGTGGTCGATATGGTTGACGGCTGGACCGTGACGATGGCGGACACGCCAGAGAACCAAAAGGAGTACCCACAACAGAAGAGCCAGAAACCCGGATGCGGTTTTCCAATCGCAAGGATGATCGGTTTATTTTCTTTGCCAACGGGTGCTATCCAATTCAATGCGTTAGCACCGTACCAAGGAAAGCAGACAGGCGAGACTTCGTTGTTGCGAACGGTTTTAGACCGCATTTCCCGGGGCCGAATCCTCTTGGCCGATCGTTACTACGCGACGTTTTGGCTGCTGGCGTTAGGAGAAACACGGGGCATCGACTTGGTCGCGCGAGCGCATCAACTCCGTAAAATCGACTTCCGCAAAGGCCTGAAGCTTGGCTATTTGGATCAATTAGTTGTCTACCATAAACCGCAGCGTCCTGCGTGGATGGATCAGGACGAATACGATGAACTGCCCAACCTAATTTTTGTGCGTCACGTGAAATACAAGGTTCATCAGAAAGGCTTTCGCAGCAGAGAGATTGTTTTAGCGACGACGCTGCTAGATGCTGAGCTCTACACTGCGGAAGAGTTGGCAGAGCTGTATCGGAAAAGATGGCAGGTGGAGCTTCATATCCGTAGCTTGAAAACGCAGATGCAGATGGAACATCTCCGGTGCAAAAGCCCTCAAATGGTTCGCAAAGAAATCCACTGCCATATGATTGGATTCAATCTGGTTCGCGCGGCGATGCTCGCGTCTGCTTTGAAACACGGACTATGCCCGACGACCCTAAGCTTTAAAGGAGCGATGCAGGCGCTGGAGGAATTTGCAGCTTGCTTGCGTCTTCGCTCTGGAAGGTCAGTACAGCAGTGGGACAACTTGCTTGAAACCATTTCGGAGCTTTCCGTTGGAGACCGACCAGGGCGCAAAGAAGAACGCGTGATCAAACGCCGACCAAAGAACTACAAGCTAATGAAAACCCCGCGAAACCCGAACCGAAACCGTTATGCTACAGCAGCTTAG
- a CDS encoding class I SAM-dependent methyltransferase, translated as MDSKTDFLEAAFHTPQAVAKYVDSPPITVPGFADMQRMAALLLAERVQSDSRILVVGAGGGLELKVFAEAEPSWEFDGVDPSPAMLQLAEQTLGPLAPRVRLHEGKVDAAPEGPFDAATCILTMHFADLEERKQMLTAIRQRLKPQAPFIVVHLSFPQTDGARERWLSRYAAYMVRPAVDAEQASQFRKAVDAYLTILEPQRDEALLQEAGFTNVELFYAGFAFRGWVSYA; from the coding sequence ATGGACTCCAAAACTGATTTTCTCGAAGCGGCATTTCACACCCCGCAAGCGGTCGCGAAATACGTGGATTCGCCACCGATTACCGTTCCGGGCTTCGCGGACATGCAGCGGATGGCGGCGTTGTTGCTGGCCGAGCGGGTGCAGAGCGACAGCCGTATTCTGGTCGTGGGAGCCGGCGGCGGACTGGAGTTGAAGGTGTTTGCCGAAGCGGAACCGAGCTGGGAATTTGATGGCGTGGACCCTTCCCCGGCAATGCTGCAACTTGCCGAGCAAACGCTGGGGCCGCTTGCCCCGCGAGTCAGGCTACACGAGGGCAAGGTCGATGCTGCGCCAGAGGGTCCGTTTGATGCGGCCACGTGCATTTTGACAATGCATTTTGCAGACCTGGAAGAGCGAAAACAGATGTTGACCGCCATTCGTCAGCGGCTCAAGCCACAAGCACCGTTCATCGTCGTGCACCTGAGTTTCCCGCAAACCGATGGCGCGCGCGAGCGGTGGCTATCACGGTACGCAGCCTACATGGTTCGCCCCGCCGTTGATGCTGAACAGGCATCGCAGTTCCGAAAGGCTGTAGACGCCTATCTAACCATTCTCGAACCCCAGCGAGACGAAGCGTTGTTGCAAGAGGCGGGGTTCACGAACGTTGAGCTGTTTTACGCCGGGTTCGCTTTCCGAGGCTGGGTGTCTTACGCATAA
- a CDS encoding TIGR02452 family protein produces MTQEGRRVGWGSLVEAAISAKVSIAPDDSLPTPVPQACRETRVQVTNESTLMASRRRVDEGSRPLALNFANGVQPGGGFLYGARAQEEVLCRSSSLFSTLVDDPMYDHHRDHVPLESTDWAIYSPDVPIFRGDDGAELEELWLLSFITCAAPYAPDVGLGRSGELLRRRIQRVLEIARAFQYDTLVLGAWGCGAFGNDPTRTAADFRRLLETEFSGDFSDVTFAITDWSPDRKTLGPFRDVFAKGPI; encoded by the coding sequence ATTACTCAAGAAGGTAGACGAGTCGGATGGGGCTCGCTCGTCGAAGCCGCTATTTCTGCCAAGGTTAGCATCGCGCCGGACGATTCGTTGCCAACCCCAGTGCCGCAGGCTTGTCGCGAAACGCGTGTCCAGGTCACCAACGAATCCACCTTGATGGCGTCGCGTCGACGGGTCGATGAAGGATCGAGGCCGCTTGCCCTAAATTTCGCCAACGGCGTGCAGCCTGGTGGCGGATTCCTTTATGGTGCTCGTGCACAAGAAGAGGTGCTCTGTCGATCGAGCTCGCTGTTTTCGACCCTGGTCGATGACCCAATGTACGACCATCACCGGGACCATGTGCCGCTCGAATCAACAGATTGGGCGATCTACTCGCCCGACGTTCCTATCTTTCGCGGTGATGACGGAGCGGAGCTCGAAGAGTTATGGCTGTTGAGTTTCATAACGTGCGCGGCACCCTATGCGCCTGATGTGGGCCTGGGACGATCGGGCGAGCTCTTGCGGAGGCGGATTCAGCGGGTGCTCGAGATCGCTCGAGCGTTCCAATACGACACGCTCGTTCTGGGTGCATGGGGCTGTGGTGCATTCGGGAATGATCCAACGCGGACCGCTGCTGATTTTCGTCGACTCCTCGAAACAGAGTTCAGCGGCGATTTTTCGGACGTCACCTTCGCCATCACTGATTGGTCACCCGATAGAAAGACGCTTGGGCCATTCCGTGACGTATTCGCGAAAGGACCAATATAA
- a CDS encoding transposase has product MPRPKRADEANGIYHALNRGNARRTIFEKPEDYDAFERILAEGLQRYPCQILSYQLMPNHWHFVLQPLEDGAMSNFLWWVTLTHTQRYHAHYGTAGEGHVYQGRFKSFPIQDDGHFFVVSRYVERNALRAGLVDRAEAWK; this is encoded by the coding sequence ATGCCTAGACCAAAGCGAGCCGACGAAGCCAACGGGATCTACCACGCCCTCAACCGGGGCAACGCGAGGAGGACGATCTTTGAAAAACCGGAGGACTATGATGCGTTTGAACGGATCCTCGCGGAAGGTCTGCAGCGATACCCCTGCCAAATTCTGAGCTACCAGTTGATGCCCAATCACTGGCATTTTGTGCTGCAGCCCTTGGAGGACGGGGCGATGAGCAATTTCCTGTGGTGGGTCACTTTGACCCATACTCAGCGGTATCATGCACACTATGGCACTGCGGGAGAGGGGCATGTCTACCAAGGTCGGTTCAAGAGTTTCCCGATTCAGGATGACGGCCATTTCTTCGTTGTGTCTCGCTATGTCGAGCGAAACGCATTGCGAGCCGGACTTGTCGACCGGGCCGAAGCATGGAAATAG
- a CDS encoding Rrf2 family transcriptional regulator, giving the protein MKRDSKLSGVLHILLHMAELDEPVTSDHFSKVMDTNPVVVRRLMAGLREQQYVQSVKGHGGGWTLACELADVTLLDIYEAVGSPGLLAMGNRTEAPGCLVEQSVNAALGKTFDEAEQLLLRQLGEVTLASLSADCHQRLKAKGISLKAKRNRHGLQN; this is encoded by the coding sequence ATGAAACGAGATAGCAAGCTATCCGGCGTCCTGCACATTTTGCTGCACATGGCAGAGCTGGACGAACCGGTGACTTCGGACCATTTTTCGAAGGTTATGGACACGAATCCTGTGGTGGTGCGTCGTCTGATGGCGGGGCTTCGCGAGCAGCAGTACGTGCAAAGCGTCAAAGGCCACGGAGGCGGTTGGACTTTGGCGTGCGAGCTGGCCGATGTCACTTTGCTGGACATCTATGAAGCGGTGGGCAGCCCGGGGCTGCTGGCGATGGGCAATCGCACGGAAGCTCCCGGGTGTCTGGTGGAGCAATCCGTGAACGCCGCACTGGGCAAGACGTTTGATGAAGCCGAGCAACTGCTGCTGCGGCAGTTGGGGGAAGTCACGCTCGCCTCGCTGAGCGCCGATTGCCACCAACGCCTCAAAGCGAAAGGCATTTCTCTAAAGGCCAAACGGAACCGACATGGACTCCAAAACTGA
- a CDS encoding TlpA family protein disulfide reductase — MLRSLFNHRVLTIAIVGLIVVPLVGYVVLIYPHRTSFELNELKREYSQRRSEVSRVKQSQGNSPELSRAKAEFDAWQDAARERCMQIATTEGTTAEGTTALLLVTRWWPESSEAEEAHAQLLDATDALPMDVLGEVLNNAQVGKHDELETWRPFVARIITRVEREPDHADSAWVLSRASIFVNPDQYSTTSPCKEFVAIGELILNRFSDRIGIQNFCEVVGGQGNAAQWGLDYEPHLRQIIEVNPDRFVRCTAKFSLASIVRAGGIERQAEAEKLFAEFLVEFDGQTEYHAQGVEMGNRKAAQRILAGMRQHGLGKPAIETVGVDLDGQPMALADYRGKVVVLSFWATWCGPCMKAIPHEKELLEYFGNENFAIVGVNGDSQNPGRAHNAVQEHGITWRSFQSKRADGSSIDQDWHVGGWPTFYLLDSDGTIANTWQGMPSPPLMRTAIAELIDADQ, encoded by the coding sequence ATGTTACGATCACTTTTTAACCATCGCGTGCTTACGATTGCAATTGTCGGACTGATCGTAGTACCGCTTGTCGGCTACGTTGTTCTGATTTACCCACATCGGACTAGTTTCGAGCTTAACGAACTGAAGAGAGAATACAGCCAGCGGCGTTCAGAAGTTTCTCGCGTAAAGCAGTCGCAAGGAAATTCACCGGAGCTTTCGAGAGCGAAGGCTGAATTCGATGCCTGGCAAGATGCGGCACGCGAGCGATGTATGCAGATCGCCACGACCGAGGGTACCACGGCAGAAGGAACCACTGCACTGCTGCTGGTCACGCGATGGTGGCCCGAGTCATCGGAAGCGGAAGAAGCTCACGCTCAACTGCTCGATGCGACCGACGCTCTACCAATGGATGTCCTGGGTGAGGTACTCAATAATGCCCAAGTCGGAAAGCACGACGAACTTGAAACATGGCGACCCTTCGTCGCTCGCATCATCACACGCGTAGAAAGAGAACCGGACCATGCCGATTCTGCATGGGTACTGAGCCGAGCAAGCATCTTCGTTAATCCTGATCAATACTCGACAACAAGCCCGTGCAAAGAGTTTGTCGCTATCGGTGAGTTGATTCTCAATCGTTTCTCGGATCGCATAGGCATTCAGAACTTTTGCGAGGTGGTCGGCGGACAGGGTAATGCGGCCCAATGGGGGCTCGACTATGAACCGCACTTGCGTCAGATTATCGAGGTCAATCCGGATCGATTTGTACGGTGCACAGCGAAGTTCAGTCTCGCCTCGATTGTCAGAGCTGGCGGAATCGAACGTCAGGCGGAAGCGGAAAAACTGTTCGCGGAGTTTCTCGTCGAGTTCGATGGCCAAACTGAATATCACGCGCAGGGCGTTGAAATGGGCAATCGCAAGGCAGCTCAGCGCATCCTCGCGGGAATGAGACAACACGGACTAGGCAAGCCCGCAATTGAGACGGTGGGTGTCGACCTCGATGGACAACCGATGGCTTTGGCTGATTATCGCGGCAAGGTCGTCGTGCTGTCCTTCTGGGCGACATGGTGTGGTCCGTGCATGAAAGCGATACCTCACGAAAAAGAGTTGCTCGAATATTTTGGCAACGAGAACTTTGCCATTGTCGGCGTCAACGGTGATTCGCAGAACCCCGGACGGGCGCACAATGCCGTTCAGGAACATGGAATCACTTGGCGATCCTTTCAGAGCAAGCGAGCGGATGGATCAAGCATTGACCAAGATTGGCATGTTGGTGGTTGGCCCACCTTCTATCTACTCGATTCCGACGGCACAATCGCGAACACCTGGCAAGGAATGCCGTCACCGCCCTTGATGCGTACTGCAATTGCGGAATTGATCGACGCGGATCAATGA
- a CDS encoding prolyl hydroxylase family protein: MAGVVHINNEIFTISESCTNQECDKWIAQSESLGYAEATVNSEHGPRRMPDVRNNARVIVDDPSLAGELWERLAGEIRYRMKGREAVGLNERLRYYRYDVGQKFSWHADGCVRLDNGLQSMLTFMVYLNDDFSGGETQFRQGVKIEPQKGMALIFSHWQKHMGGEVSKGRKYVLRSDVMYRKVG, from the coding sequence ATGGCCGGGGTTGTTCACATCAACAATGAAATCTTCACCATTTCTGAATCTTGCACCAATCAGGAGTGTGACAAATGGATTGCACAAAGCGAGTCGCTTGGGTACGCGGAAGCGACGGTCAATTCGGAGCATGGTCCCAGACGAATGCCTGACGTTCGCAACAACGCTCGTGTCATCGTCGACGATCCGTCACTGGCGGGGGAACTCTGGGAACGTCTGGCTGGCGAGATCCGCTATCGCATGAAGGGACGGGAGGCAGTGGGACTCAATGAGCGGTTGCGGTACTACCGATACGATGTCGGCCAGAAGTTCAGTTGGCACGCCGATGGATGTGTTCGCCTTGACAACGGCTTGCAGAGCATGCTCACGTTCATGGTCTACCTAAACGATGATTTCTCCGGTGGCGAAACGCAATTCCGTCAAGGCGTTAAGATCGAACCGCAGAAAGGGATGGCATTGATTTTTTCCCATTGGCAAAAACATATGGGTGGCGAAGTGAGTAAAGGACGGAAGTATGTCTTGAGATCCGATGTCATGTATCGAAAGGTTGGATAG
- a CDS encoding RNA polymerase sigma factor codes for MNWADCAVCFRHNVCMTIKNQMLPDKGRFATTRWSVVVSAGQPRSKDARQALATLCESYWYPLYAFARRSGNRHEDASDLVQAFFANLLETNGLQVAQPERGKFRAFLLGTLKNFAAKQWRSASTKKRGGEYRLLSIDYRVAEGRYLCEPQDDLTAEKIFERKWAMTVLHTAMAKLAAEQETAGKTPRFNGLKMYLGGDKTRVPYRELSQSLNMSEGAIKVAIHRLRTRYRELLRDEIADTVADPNDVDDELRSLFAALSR; via the coding sequence ATGAACTGGGCAGACTGCGCCGTCTGCTTCAGGCATAATGTGTGCATGACGATTAAAAATCAAATGCTGCCCGACAAAGGTCGATTTGCAACGACACGTTGGAGTGTGGTGGTTTCGGCTGGTCAGCCGAGGTCGAAAGACGCACGGCAAGCACTCGCAACGCTTTGTGAATCGTATTGGTATCCGCTTTACGCTTTTGCTCGGCGGAGTGGAAACCGCCATGAAGACGCGAGTGACCTTGTTCAAGCCTTCTTCGCCAATTTGTTGGAAACGAATGGCTTGCAAGTCGCCCAGCCTGAACGCGGTAAGTTTCGTGCATTCTTGCTGGGAACGCTGAAGAATTTCGCAGCCAAACAATGGCGGTCAGCATCCACTAAGAAACGAGGTGGCGAATATCGTCTCCTGTCGATTGACTATCGCGTTGCAGAAGGCCGCTATCTGTGCGAACCTCAGGATGATCTGACTGCCGAAAAGATTTTTGAGCGCAAGTGGGCGATGACGGTGCTCCATACGGCGATGGCGAAACTAGCAGCCGAGCAAGAGACAGCCGGAAAAACGCCACGATTCAACGGCCTCAAAATGTACCTGGGAGGCGACAAAACCCGAGTGCCCTATCGTGAGCTGTCGCAGAGCCTCAACATGTCCGAAGGCGCGATCAAGGTCGCGATTCACCGACTTCGCACGCGCTATCGCGAACTCCTCAGAGATGAAATCGCCGATACGGTTGCCGACCCAAACGACGTTGACGATGAACTTCGGTCCTTATTCGCTGCCCTCAGCCGCTAA
- a CDS encoding serine/threonine-protein kinase, with amino-acid sequence MTAARTCPQCDKEIPADAPDGVCPQCLVGLGFDSVSGTPSGAASQIPAFVPPTADELAEHFPQLAILDYIGCGGMGAVYKARQLHLDRVVALKILPSELATDPAFAERFTREAQAMAKLSHPNIVLVFDFGEANGLPYLIMEYVDGVNLRSAIHGKELTPEQAIAVIPQICEALQYAHDIGVVHRDIKPENILLDRAGRVKVTDFGLAKLLGTDAATFTLTGSRQTMGTPHYMAPEQIEHPQQADHRVDIYALGVVFYELLTGELPIGRFSPPSRKAAVDARLDDVVHKTLENEPGRRYQQASEVKTDVDAITNALQPARSTVTVMQVLHDWWRDLQTGGESISQLGFQYLLICLLKWAAFAFHVVSFYQLVRVTGIDSETKEIGGWMTKSHARGRSFEFLNAPGPVLAWFVAGLVTYYVYWRIRKTETGSTRGFQYPIRHFFVWVLMVVYGVAVVVDSRESFIPSSLVLVFLFVASVVGQQIRNVISAGKNSRENIA; translated from the coding sequence ATGACCGCCGCTCGAACATGCCCCCAATGTGACAAAGAGATCCCCGCAGACGCACCTGATGGCGTGTGCCCGCAATGCTTAGTTGGCCTGGGATTCGACAGCGTCAGTGGCACGCCCTCGGGTGCTGCCAGCCAAATCCCGGCGTTTGTTCCACCGACTGCGGACGAGCTTGCTGAGCACTTCCCGCAACTAGCGATCCTGGACTACATCGGGTGTGGAGGCATGGGGGCGGTCTACAAGGCGCGACAGTTGCATCTCGATCGCGTTGTCGCGCTGAAAATCCTTCCCTCGGAATTAGCGACCGATCCAGCATTTGCCGAACGCTTTACGCGTGAAGCGCAAGCGATGGCCAAACTTTCGCATCCCAACATCGTCCTCGTCTTCGACTTCGGCGAAGCGAACGGATTGCCCTACCTGATCATGGAGTATGTCGATGGCGTAAATCTGCGCAGCGCGATCCACGGCAAAGAGCTTACACCGGAGCAGGCGATCGCGGTCATACCGCAAATCTGTGAGGCCCTGCAATACGCGCATGATATCGGTGTCGTTCATCGTGACATCAAGCCTGAGAACATTCTGCTGGACCGCGCGGGCCGAGTGAAAGTCACCGACTTCGGCTTAGCGAAATTGTTGGGAACCGATGCAGCGACCTTTACGCTGACCGGCAGTCGGCAAACGATGGGCACGCCACACTACATGGCACCCGAACAAATCGAGCATCCACAGCAGGCCGATCATCGAGTCGACATCTACGCACTGGGCGTGGTCTTTTACGAGCTACTGACCGGGGAATTGCCCATCGGCCGCTTCTCGCCCCCTTCGCGAAAGGCCGCTGTCGACGCAAGGCTGGATGATGTAGTGCATAAGACACTTGAAAACGAACCCGGTCGCCGGTACCAGCAGGCGAGTGAAGTGAAAACAGATGTCGATGCAATCACGAACGCTCTTCAGCCCGCACGCTCCACGGTTACAGTGATGCAAGTCTTGCATGATTGGTGGCGAGATTTGCAAACAGGTGGAGAATCCATTTCACAATTGGGGTTCCAGTACTTGCTTATTTGCTTGCTCAAATGGGCGGCGTTTGCCTTCCACGTGGTTTCCTTCTATCAATTGGTGCGAGTGACTGGCATCGATTCGGAAACGAAGGAAATCGGCGGGTGGATGACAAAGAGTCATGCTCGTGGTCGCTCCTTTGAATTCCTTAACGCGCCGGGACCTGTTCTCGCATGGTTTGTCGCCGGCCTAGTGACTTATTACGTTTACTGGCGCATCAGAAAGACAGAAACGGGCAGCACGAGAGGTTTTCAGTATCCGATCAGGCACTTTTTCGTTTGGGTTCTGATGGTTGTGTACGGCGTTGCAGTTGTTGTCGATTCGCGCGAGAGCTTCATCCCATCTTCGCTTGTTCTGGTTTTTCTTTTCGTAGCGAGCGTTGTCGGGCAGCAGATCAGGAATGTCATTTCCGCAGGCAAGAATTCTCGTGAAAATATCGCGTAA